One Peterkaempfera bronchialis DNA window includes the following coding sequences:
- a CDS encoding helix-turn-helix domain-containing protein, whose amino-acid sequence MLDAAGLDPVEVRAYRSLVKMPAATPPQLARRLGLSGHEAAALLDTLEAKGLVSRAAGSAHRFRAAPPDLALGPLLLSRQQELQAVQSVVAQLTEEYRSEAGRRGSTEMIEAISGTPAIARMFDQLQRGARDEVLALCKPPNVAISPQGNDTELGVLASGVRYRAVYERAALEVRPEVYRIREFIRHGEQARVTTEIPAKLVIADRSLALLISSPPGSTYPGPGPQDPPDTRSDWAEDEYSGGVFDEAPDEAPDEAPDEPSAVLIHPGLLLDALVAFFEALWAGAAPLLLTEDGWIGERSPGQAPPPEDLLLISLLLTGLTDGAIAGQLGLSLRTVQRRIRDLLESTGVRTRMQLAWEAARHGWL is encoded by the coding sequence ATGCTCGATGCGGCCGGTCTCGATCCTGTGGAAGTACGCGCATACCGCAGCCTGGTCAAAATGCCGGCGGCCACGCCGCCCCAACTCGCCCGCCGACTCGGCCTGTCCGGTCACGAGGCAGCCGCGCTTCTCGACACGCTGGAGGCCAAGGGGCTGGTGAGCCGTGCCGCGGGCTCGGCGCACCGGTTCCGGGCGGCGCCTCCGGACCTGGCTCTCGGCCCGCTCCTGCTGAGCAGGCAGCAGGAGCTCCAGGCCGTGCAGTCCGTGGTGGCGCAGCTCACCGAGGAGTACCGCAGTGAGGCGGGGCGCCGGGGCTCGACCGAGATGATCGAGGCCATCAGCGGGACACCGGCGATAGCCCGGATGTTCGACCAGTTGCAGCGAGGCGCCCGGGACGAGGTCCTGGCGCTGTGCAAGCCACCGAATGTGGCGATATCGCCCCAGGGGAACGACACCGAACTCGGTGTGCTGGCCTCGGGCGTGCGCTACCGGGCGGTCTATGAGCGGGCGGCGCTGGAGGTGCGGCCCGAGGTGTACCGGATCCGCGAGTTCATCCGGCACGGTGAACAAGCCCGTGTCACGACGGAGATTCCGGCCAAGTTGGTGATCGCGGACCGATCGCTGGCCCTGCTGATCTCCTCACCGCCGGGGTCCACCTACCCCGGCCCCGGCCCGCAGGATCCGCCGGACACCCGGTCCGACTGGGCGGAGGACGAATACTCCGGCGGAGTGTTCGACGAAGCACCCGACGAGGCACCCGACGAGGCACCCGACGAGCCGTCCGCCGTGCTGATCCACCCGGGCCTGCTGCTCGACGCCCTGGTCGCCTTCTTCGAGGCGCTGTGGGCGGGCGCCGCCCCGCTGCTGCTCACCGAGGACGGGTGGATCGGGGAGCGGAGTCCCGGGCAGGCTCCCCCGCCGGAGGACCTGCTGCTGATCTCGCTGCTGCTCACCGGGCTGACCGATGGCGCAATCGCCGGTCAGCTGGGCCTGAGCCTGCGTACCGTGCAGCGTCGGATCCGCGACCTGCTGGAGTCCACCGGGGTCCGGACCCGGATGCAGCTGGCCTGGGAGGCGGCCCGCCACGGCTGGCTGTGA